The Rhodothermaceae bacterium genome contains the following window.
AAATTGCGAAGATCCTCTCACCGAAAGCGATGTACGTGAGAGTCCCGAATTGGGGCTAATGCCCTCATTCGTCAGATGGGACAGGCCAATCCTCAGGGAACTGACTTCGTTTGCTGTCGTCAGGGCAATGCTGTTTGTGCTGGTAAGTCCGGTATTGTAAAAGGATGTCACCGGGTCAGCGGCTAAGCCGTACGGTTGCTGTGTACCGTCCCAACTTATGGTCTGCCCGCCATCAAGTCGAGGACCCCAGGCAGCGTCAACAGTCGAAAGTGCCTCATCTACTGAGGTCGGCTTTTCGCCACGCAAACCCTGACCATACTGGGTTTGCCAGTCTGTATTAACCAGGACATTCTCAAACGTAGTGTTACTGGAAAACTCAATACCTAATCCCAGCCCTGGAGAAGCCCTCTTGGTTGTAATCAGAATGACTCCATTCTTTGCGCGGGTGCCATAGAGTGCAGCCGCCGAAGGTCCTTTCAGGACCGTCACCTTTTCGATGTCGTCAGGATTAATCGAACCAATCCCATCACCACCGTCCGAACCACCCCACATACCAGCACTACCCAGGGTAGTGTTATCAATCGGAACACCGTCTACCACGTAGAGTGGTTGGCTATCTTCGCCGAGTGATGATGCACCACGTATGATTACACGACTTGAGCCTGCGGGTCCAGTAGCGGGTTTTGTGACGACTACGCCTGCTACCTTGCCAGACAGCGCATTTGCGACATTGTTTTCACGAACTTCGCGTAGATCCTCACCACCTACCTCGGTCACGGCATACCCTAATGCACGCTCCCTCCGCTCAATTCCACCTGCGGTCACGACAACTTCCTCCAAGAGTCCGGTATCTTCCTCGAGGGAAATCGTGATGTTATCCCGACCCTCTACCGCAACGGTTTGGCTTACGAAGCCAATAAACGTGATTGAAATCGATGCGTCCGGACTGGACACTTCGAGAGAGAATGATCCGTCTACGTCCGTAGCGGTACCATTCAGCGTGCCGGTCTCGACAACCGAGGCCCCTGGCAGAGGCGAGTTGTCAACGGCAGACACGACCGTACCTTGAACGGTATGGTCTTGAGCATGTGCAACCTTGTCCACTGACATGAGGGATGTCAGTAGGATACATAGACTACACATGTAGAGCCTGAGTATGTTTTTGAGCATGATTGTCCTATTTAGTGAAATGTCGTTGACCAGTAAAGCATCCTTCAAAAGCAGGCAGTATTGCTACGGCATGCGAAAATCTCCAATTGAAATAACTCCAAGTCATACCTACTCCGCAATATTCAATGTGCGCTAACAATGATACGCACCTGAGTCATTAAAATCAAGTAAAATTCAAGGGAATTACATCCGAAGCTGTAACCGACTTGTTTGATCTATTCCCTAAAACCTTAAGTACTGTATCCAAGCATCAGTTTTTTGTTCCACGGAACGAGCATGAAGTCTATGGAAGCCCTTCCAGAGGCCTGTTTTGTGTTCGGCATTAAGTTGTTAAAAGATTCTAGTCTCTACAGTTCAAAATGTGAATCTCAAATCAAGGCGTCGCCCTACAGTTGATCAGCCTGGTTTATAAAGATAGCAACGCTTCGAGTATTTTTCCGTCAACTATGTACTTTATCTGTTACAGAATGAGTAATATTTGTCATATTGCTGTTAATTCGTAATAGGTCGTCTCTTTGGGGGAGAGTTCTGCAAGGATCTCAGAGATATGTATATATGAATGGAGCTACGGACAGGGATTATTTAGACGAGTTGGAGCGCAGCGCTTCCCCTGCGGTGAAGTAGTCTTCATTCAGGTCAATATGATGAAGAAGAATCCCAGCTCTTGTCATTCTGATGATTATACGGGATGCTCTTCCGGGGTGAATTTTTGCACGTTTAGCGAAACCGTGGACGCTCACTCGACCTACCTGTTCAAGAAGATGCAAGAGAAGACGTTCCTTCTCGCCGAGCTCAATCAACACATTCTCCGTTTCTGGTGATCGCTTCATTAGTTTCCGCGCCTCACGGCTCGCCACGATACACATATCTCTGTATCTAACAAAGACGGATCTTTGGTGAGTAGATAGATCCCTGACATAGTGAGGGCGAACCGGGCTCAATGGGATCTTGATCACGACCACTGTACGGGTTCGACTGACCTTAATGTACTCTGACTTCAGGGCTATCGCGGGAGTACAGTATTTCTCAAGTGCATGATTGAGAGCGTACATTTCCTCTTCCGGATCCTTCACACCACTCAGATTACCGTCATCCGTAACCCCAATTAATAGGTGTCCTCCACTCGTATTTGCAAGGGCAGTCACTTCGCGAGCAACCCGCTCACTCTCGGGTAGGCGATGTTTAAATTCAAGAAATAAGCCCTCGCCGTCTGCCACTATTTGTTCCAAGTTTCCCTGGGTCATGGCTGCCTATAACCTTTGAAAAGAACCTCCAGTGAGCACAGGATGAGTCCTACGACACTCCACACCTACATAGTAAACATCCGGGACGAAAAGAGCAATCTTTGGAGCTGAACTGAAGCGCAGGTTCTGCTTTAGCGCTCCTGAACCTGTAGCCATTCCTCCTGTTTCGCCGATCGTGTCATTAACTCCTGAACTACGTCATGAGGCCGCTTGCCCTCGAAAAGAATGCCGTACACTGCTTCGGTGATCGGCATTTCAATACCGAGTCGCTGTGCCATGTTGTATACTGCCTTTGTGGTCCGGACCCCTTCCGCCACCATACTCATGGATTTTGTTATCTCATCAAGTGTCGCCCCGCGCCCGATCGCTTCTCCAAGATGACGATTACGACTGTGTTGGCTGGTGCATGTGACCACTAGGTCTCCAAGGCCAGTCAAACCTGTGAAGGTTTGGGGATCGGCACCCAGTGCACTTCCCAAGCGCTGGATCTCTGCAATCCCCCTCGTGATGAGAGCTGCCCTGGCATTATCCCCATAGCCAACTCCATCACTGATTCCAGATGCGATCGCCATGATATTCTTAACGCTTCCCCCAATTTCGACCCCTTTCACATCGCTGTTCACATAAATTCTGAGCCGGTCCGTCATGAAAATCTCCTGCACAGCTTCCGCCCGTCTCATATCGGTTGATGCAGCAACCAAGGTCGTCGGCTTCCTTGTTCCAACTTCTTCTGCATGACTCGGACCATATAGAACTACCAGGTTTCCTCTGGGGATGGGCGGGCTTACCACACCTGCCAGCACCGCAGTCGTTGTAAGTCCTGTCTTTGTCTCAATCCCTTTGGCAACAGATATTACCGTTGTCTCCTGGTCACAGAAGGCTAGTAAATCTGTGGCTATTTTGCGTACTGTGTGCGAGGGGGTTGCGATCACCCAGCAGCTTGCCTGCTGCGCCGCGAGAGCAAGATCAGCCGTAACAGTCACGGATGCTGGAATTGAGATATCTGGCAAATATTCAGGATTGCGACCCTCGTGCTGGATCGCGTTTGCCAGATCCTCTCTGCGGGCCCAGAGCGTCACTGCATGACCTGCGCTAGATAAACTCACGGAAAGTGCAGTGCCCCAGCTGCCAGCACCAAAAACGGAAATTGCACACGGCATGCAATTGGCGGAGGCTATAGCTCACCACGCCCACGCATGCCATGGGCCAGTCGAAAATTTTGGACCTTATTCTCTTTACCCGAAACAAGTCGCTGGATATTGCTCCGATGAGCATAAAGAATTGCAATCGCGAAGATGCAACCAAATAAGAGCAGACTCCGGTCCAATGCCTCAATATCAAAAACGAACATTCGAATGGCCACTGTCGCCGGAAACATCAACGCCGCAGTAATACTTGCTAGAGAAACATATCTTGAGCTAAACAACACCAAGGTAAAAACCCCGATCACAATCCACATCGTCTTCGGTGTAATTGCAAATAAGACTCCTGCAGCGGTGTTCACGCCTTTTCCCCCTCGAAATCCGGCCCACACAGGAAGCATATGACCAACAATCGCAGCGATACCGGCTAACAGGCGGATAACGGATTCCACCTGCCAAAATGCAAACCCTGATGGAAGCTCATCAATGCGAATAGACGCAATTACGCCCGCGGCCAATAATCCCTTACCGACGTCGATGATTGTGGATAACACCCCCGCTTTCCATCCCAATACTCGAAAAACATTTGTTGCTCCTGCATTCAAGCTGCCGTGCTTACGTACATCAACCCCATACAGTAATTGCCCCACCCATACGCTTCCAGGGATAGATCCCGCAAGGTAGCTCAAAACCAATATCAGAATAATCGAGCCCATCAAGAATAAAAGATTTGGCGGCGGTTTAACGCGAAATTGGA
Protein-coding sequences here:
- the plsY gene encoding glycerol-3-phosphate 1-O-acyltransferase PlsY, with the translated sequence MGSIILILVLSYLAGSIPGSVWVGQLLYGVDVRKHGSLNAGATNVFRVLGWKAGVLSTIIDVGKGLLAAGVIASIRIDELPSGFAFWQVESVIRLLAGIAAIVGHMLPVWAGFRGGKGVNTAAGVLFAITPKTMWIVIGVFTLVLFSSRYVSLASITAALMFPATVAIRMFVFDIEALDRSLLLFGCIFAIAILYAHRSNIQRLVSGKENKVQNFRLAHGMRGRGEL
- a CDS encoding ATP-binding protein — its product is MTQGNLEQIVADGEGLFLEFKHRLPESERVAREVTALANTSGGHLLIGVTDDGNLSGVKDPEEEMYALNHALEKYCTPAIALKSEYIKVSRTRTVVVIKIPLSPVRPHYVRDLSTHQRSVFVRYRDMCIVASREARKLMKRSPETENVLIELGEKERLLLHLLEQVGRVSVHGFAKRAKIHPGRASRIIIRMTRAGILLHHIDLNEDYFTAGEALRSNSSK
- a CDS encoding NAD(P)H-dependent glycerol-3-phosphate dehydrogenase, producing MPCAISVFGAGSWGTALSVSLSSAGHAVTLWARREDLANAIQHEGRNPEYLPDISIPASVTVTADLALAAQQASCWVIATPSHTVRKIATDLLAFCDQETTVISVAKGIETKTGLTTTAVLAGVVSPPIPRGNLVVLYGPSHAEEVGTRKPTTLVAASTDMRRAEAVQEIFMTDRLRIYVNSDVKGVEIGGSVKNIMAIASGISDGVGYGDNARAALITRGIAEIQRLGSALGADPQTFTGLTGLGDLVVTCTSQHSRNRHLGEAIGRGATLDEITKSMSMVAEGVRTTKAVYNMAQRLGIEMPITEAVYGILFEGKRPHDVVQELMTRSAKQEEWLQVQER